From a region of the Panicum virgatum strain AP13 chromosome 2K, P.virgatum_v5, whole genome shotgun sequence genome:
- the LOC120668678 gene encoding putative lipid-transfer protein DIR1: MAKAQAMGALLTILVVLAMSSEVAHGICNLSSDGIRACQPAAAIRNPTDQPSAACCAALAGADLPCLCRYKNAAGVWVRFYKIDINRAMGLPRKCGLAMPANC, from the coding sequence ATGGCAAAGGCCCAGGCAATGGGCGCACTGCTGACCATCTTGGTGGTCCTCGCCATGTCCTCCGAGGTGGCGCACGGCATCTGCAACCTGTCGAGCGACGGCATCCGGGCGTGCCAGCCGGCGGCCGCCATCCGCAACCCGACCGACCAGCCCTCGGCGGCGTGCTGCGCCGCCCTGGCGGGGGCCGACCTGCCGTGCCTGTGCCGGTACAAGAACGCCGCCGGCGTGTGGGTGAGGTTCTACAAGATCGACATCAACCGCGCCATGGGGCTGCCCCGCAAGTGCGGCCTCGCCATGCCGGCCAACTGCTGA